A genomic stretch from Primulina huaijiensis isolate GDHJ02 chromosome 14, ASM1229523v2, whole genome shotgun sequence includes:
- the LOC140957757 gene encoding ABC transporter C family member 13, with product MELVKYICPDSPYVWNKNGVSECFDNLVLGFGANVATDVMVAGLGIFNKQHKDMRRIHLSARILVYILAAFGACVTTFDMVVLAKTSTQSTPYHEWLFRCSRFSVWVIILLVSRCGSWLDVLSNGMLCFWWIAKLALLIPQLQIVLSSPGVLKWTMEICGALTDIFFGILINIIRVKAANYESSLIVEPLLPYQMEIEKDNFRDMGIICKVWHFMTFKLVDPVMQHGANKQLEFEDLLKLPVDMDPSFCHNMILKFWEAQRTNNFNHPSLFKTICSAYGWPYFCIGLVKVLNDCIGFAGPLLLNKLIRFLQQGSKHVDGYVLAISLGFVSVLKSFLDTQYTFHLSQLRLKLRSSIMTLIYRKCLCVSLAERSKFSEGEIQTFMSVDADRIVNLCNSVHDMWSLPLQIGIALYLLYKQVNFAFVSGLAITILLIPVNKWIANLIANATKNMMEQKDERIRKTAELLSYIRTIKMCGWELLFAGWLMKTRSSEVQHLSTRKYLDACCVFFWATTPTLFSLSTFGLYTLMGHKLDAATVFTCLALFNNLISPLNSFPWVINGLIDAAISTSRLSRYLSCYESDARLGISTTFDCDKHFNGKEAAVAANDASCTWSSNNEMEFDLVLEHVNLFVPKGSMVAVIGEVGSGKSSLLNMILGEARLVNGSIHLSGTKAYVPQIPWIMSGTIRENILLGKDYNGKRYSEILRACTLDLDVSLMLGGDIACVGEKGVNLSGGQKARLALARALYHEPDVYLLDDVLSAVDVHVACSILQNAILSHLMNQKTRILCTHNIQAIHLADVIVVMEKGHVKCVGNSADSYVASYASLISLNDSNAFPEVDNKGKKTSSLIEYIENTQEVECENTSIEVQDIIEVETRKEGRVELKVYQNYAAFSGWFITIITCLSAILMQVSRNGNDLWLSYWVDTTGSNQREYSTTFYLVILSIFCLFNSSLTLVRAFSFAFGGLRAAIRVHDQLLHKLVDSPISFFDQNPSGRILNRLSSDLYTIDDSLPFILNILLANFVALLGIAMVLSFVQVMFLLLLLPFWFVYRKLQFYYRSTSRELRRLDSVSRSPIYTSFSETLDGSSTIRALNSVDFFLFRFLQHVQLYQRTSYTEIVASLWLSLRLQLLAAIIVSFVAVMAIIGTHGYLPVNFGTPGLVGLALSYASPIVSLLGSFLTSFTETEKEMVSIERVLQYMDVPQEELSGRGHSLDPTWPSQGEIEFQNVTLRYMPSLPPALSDVSFTISGGTSVGIVGRTGAGKSSILNVLFRLNPICGGCILLDGIDIVGIPVRDLRSKLAIVPQSSFLFEGSLRANLDLFQTSSNEKIWETLEKCCLKDEIEAAGGLDIQVKESGTTFSVGQQQLLCLARSLLKPSKVLCLDECTANVDTQTASKLQKAIASECKSKTILTIAHRISTVMIMDHILVFDQGLLVEQGNPQVLLLDESSKFSSFARASAM from the exons GTGTGGAATAAAAATGGAGTTTCTGAGTGTTTTGACAACTTA GTGTTAGGTTTTGGAGCAAATGTGGCTACTGATGTTATGGTTGCTGGGCTTGGAATTTTTAATAAGCAGCATAAAGATATGAGGAGG ATACATCTTTCAGCAAGAATTTTAGTGTACATTCTAGCTGCTTTTGGAGCATGTGTTACAACTTTTGACATGGTGGTTCTTGCGAAGACGAGCACCCAATCCACTCCGTATCATGAATGGCTCTTTAGATGCTCACGATTCTCAGTCTGG GTGATCATTCTACTTGTATCAAGGTGTGGAAGTTGGTTGGATGTCTTATCCAATGGAATGCTGTGTTTTTGGTGGATAGCAAAACTTGCTCTCTTGATCCCTCAACTGCAAATTGTTCTTTCTTCACCTGGG GTTTTGAAATGGACCATGGAAATCTGTGGGGCTCTCACAGACATCTTTTTTGGGATTTTGATAAACATAATTAGAGTAAAAGCCGCAAATTATGAAAGCAG TTTAATCGTGGAACCTCTCCTCCCTTACCAAATGGAAATCGAAAAAGATAATTTCAGGGACATG GGAATCATTTGTAAAGTTTGGCATTTCATGACATTCAAATTGGTTGATCCTGTAATGCAACATGGTGCAAATAAGCAGCTTGAGTTTGAAGATTTACTGAAGCTACCAGTAGATATGGATCCATCTTTTTGCCATAATATGATACTGAAATTTTGGGAAGCTCAACGGACAAATAACTTTAATCACCCTTCTTTGTTCAAGACAATTTGCTCGGCTTATGGATGGCCTTACTTTTGCATAGGTCTGGTAAAG GTGCTAAACGACTGCATTGGCTTTGCTGGACCACTACTTCTCAACAAGCTAATTCGATTCCTTCAACAAG GTTCCAAACATGTTGATGGTTATGTCCTTGCAATATCATTGGGCTTCGTATCTGttttaaa ATCATTCCTTGATACACAATATACTTTTCATCTTTCACAACTGAGGCTGAAGTTGAGATCTAGCATTATGACTCTCATTTATCGTAAG TGTCTTTGTGTTAGCTTAGCAGAGAGATCAAAATTTTCTGAAGGAGAAATTCAAACATTTATGTCTGTTGACGCTGACAGGATTGTAAACCTGTGCAATAGTGTCCATGATATGTGGAG CTTGCCTTTGCAAATTGGGATTGCTCTCTATCTTCTATATAAACAAGTCAACTTTGCCTTTGTGTCCGGGCTAGCGATTACTATTTTGCTAATTCCAG TTAACAAGTGGATTGCTAATTTGATTGCGAATGCCACAAAAAATATGATGGAGCAGAAGGATGAAAG GATCAGAAAAACAGCTGAACTACTCTCGTACATCCGCACTATAAAAATGTGTGGCTGGGAACTTCTTTTTGCTGGCTGGTTAATGAAGACAAGGTCCTCCGAAGTTCAACATCTATCG ACAAGAAAATATTTGGATGCCTGTTGTGTGTTCTTTTGGGCAACAACTCCTACCCTATTTTCTCTTTCCACATTTGGACTATATACTCTAATGGGCCACAAGCTTGATGCTGCGACG GTTTTCACTTGTCTTGCTCTATTTAACAATCTGATCTCTCCTCTGAACTCATTCCCATGGGTCATCAATGGGTTGATTGAT GCTGCTATATCAACTAGCCGATTGAGCAGGTACCTCTCTTGTTATGAAAGTGATGCTAGGCTTGGCATTTCAACCACGTTCGACTGTGATAAGCATTTTAATGGTAAAGAAGCTGCTGTTGCTGCCAATGATGCATCTTGTACATGGTCAAGCAACAACGAAATGGAATTTGATTTGGTCTTGGAGCATGTTAATCTTTTTGTGCCTAAGGGTTCTATGGTAGCTGTGATTGGAGAG GTTGGATCAGGTAAATCATCCCTTTTAAATATGATTCTGGGGGAAGCCAGACTCGTCAATGGATCAATACATTTGAGTGGAACCAAAGCATATGTACCACAG ATTCCCTGGATAATGTCTGGAACTATACGTGAAAATATTTTGCTAGGGAAGGACTACAATGGGAAAAG ATATTCGGAAATATTAAGGGCATGCACTTTGGATCTTGACGTTTCACTAATGTTAGGAggtgatattgcttgtgttgGTGAAAAAGGAGTCAATTTATCTGGGGGACAGAAAGCTCGTCTTGCGCTTGCCAG AGCTCTTTACCATGAACCCGATGTATACCTGCTCGACGATGTTTTGAGTGCTGTGGACGTGCATGTAGCATGCTCAATTCTACAAAATGCCATTCTTAGCCATCTTATGAATCAGAAGACTCGCATTCTTTGTACTCATAACATCCAG GCAATACATTTGGCGGACGTGATTGTTGTGATGGAAAAAGGACATGTGAAGTGTGTGGGAAATTCAGCCGACTCATATGTTGCTTCCTATGCTTCATTAATATCCTTAAATGATTCCAACGCATTTCCCGAAGTAGACAACAAAGGGAAAAAAACGAGTAGTTTGATTGAATACATTGAGAATACTCAGGAAGTTGAGTGTGAAAACACTTCAATTGAAGTTCAAGACATCATTGAAGTTGAGACAAGAAAGGAGGGCAGAGTAGAATTAAAAGTTTATCA AAATTATGCTGCATTCTCTGGTTGGTTCATTACTATTATCACTTGCCTCTCAGCAATCTTGATGCAAGTTTCTCGTAATGGCAATGATCTGTGGTTGTCATATTGGGTTGACACTACAGGAAGCAATCAAAGAGAGTATTCCACCACCTTTTATCTg GTCATCCTCAGCATATTCTGTTTGTTTAATTCGTCTTTGACATTGGTGAGAGCATTTTCTTTCGCATTTGGTGGTTTACGGGCTGCTATTAGAGTACATGATCAGTTGCTACATAAACTTGTCGATTCACCTATCAGTTTCTTTGATCAGAACCCAAGTGGAAGAATATTAAACAG ATTGTCTTCAGATCTTTATACCATTGATGATTCTCTTCCTTTTATTCTCAACATTCTTTTGGCTAATTTTGTGGCCCTCTTGGGAATTGCTATGGTGTTGTCATTTGTCCAG GTCATGTTTTTGCTTCTGTTATTGCCCTTTTGGTTCGTGTACAGAAAATTACAG TTTTACTACAGATCAACCTCGCGGGAATTGAGAAGACTGGACAGTGTTTCTCGTTCACCTATTTATACTTCATTTAGCGAAACATTAGATGGTTCCTCAACAATTAGAGCTTTAAATTCTGTG GATTTTTTCTTGTTCAGATTTTTACAGCATGTGCAGTTATATCAGCGGACTTCTTATACAGAGATAGTCGCAAGTTTGTGGCTTTCTCTTCGTCTTCAG TTGCTGGCTGCTATTATTGTTTCATTTGTTGCTGTGATGGCTATTATTGGAACTCATGGATATCTCCCTGTCAATTTCGGTACTCCAGGACtg GTTGGGCTGGCTCTTTCTTATGCTTCCCCTATAGTATCGTTGTTGGGAAGTTTTTTGACAAGCTTCACTGAAACGGAGAAGGAGATGGTTTCAATTGAGAGAGTTCTTCAG TACATGGACGTCCCTCAAGAAGAATTAAGTGGACGAGGCCATTCATTAGATCCTACTTGGCCATCTCAAGGAGAGATAGAGTTTCAAAATGTGACCCTCAGATACATGCCGTCCTTGCCCCCTGCATTATCTGATGTTTCTTTTACCATCTCTGGAGGCACATCG GTGGGAATTGTAGGAAGGACGGGTGCCGGGAAATCAAGCATCTTGAACGTTTTATTCCGTCTCAACCCTATTTGTGGTGGATGTATTCTTTTGGACGGTATAGATATTGTTGGTATCCCAGTTAGAGATCTTCGGTCCAAATTAGCTATCGTTCCCCAGAGTTCCTTTCTGTTTGAAGGGTCATTAAG GGCCAACCTCGATCTGTTCCAGACCAGCAGCAATGAGAAGATATGGGAAACACTCGAAAAATGCTGTCTGAAAGATGAGATTGAAGCAGCAGGAGGACTAGACATTCAAGTAAAAGAGTCTGGAACAACGTTCTCCGTTGGCCAACAACAGCTTCTTTGCCTTGCGCGTAGTCTTCTCAAGCCTTCTAAG GTACTCTGCTTGGATGAGTGCACGGCAAACGTGGATACTCAAACAGCTTCTAAGCTGCAAAAGGCTATTGCAAGTGAATGTAAAAGCAAGACCATTTTAACAATTGCTCATCGCATTTCCACTGTTATGATCATGGACCACATCCTTGTGTTCGATCAAGGCTTACTG gTCGAACAGGGAAATCCGCAGGTACTTCTTCTTGATGAATCATCTAAATTCTCCAGCTTTGCTAGAGCATCAGCCATGTAA